A region from the Planctomycetia bacterium genome encodes:
- a CDS encoding universal stress protein: protein MATQKILVPCDFSKSGRAAFEYATKLARETGTPLIIVHVQELPMVYGEGAYYYGVPEPDASEIRKMLHDVQPMDRDVVFEHRLLDGDPAAQIAALAKAEGIDLIVMSSHGRTGLGRMLLGSVAEAVIRRADCPVLIVKPTANAEPLHAGVRVAEESIAERS, encoded by the coding sequence ATGGCAACTCAAAAGATTCTCGTTCCCTGCGACTTTTCTAAAAGCGGCAGGGCGGCTTTCGAATACGCGACGAAGCTAGCTCGTGAAACCGGAACGCCGCTGATCATCGTGCACGTGCAGGAACTCCCGATGGTGTACGGCGAGGGTGCTTACTACTACGGCGTTCCGGAGCCCGATGCGAGCGAAATTCGAAAAATGCTTCACGACGTGCAGCCGATGGATCGCGACGTCGTCTTCGAGCATCGCTTGCTCGATGGCGACCCGGCCGCCCAAATCGCCGCGCTGGCGAAGGCTGAAGGCATCGATTTGATCGTGATGAGCAGTCACGGGCGCACCGGCCTGGGGCGAATGCTGCTGGGAAGCGTTGCCGAAGCGGTGATACGACGTGCCGACTGCCCGGTCCTGATCGTCAAGCCGACCGCGAATGCGGAGCCGTTACATGCCGGCGTCAGAGTCGCCGAGGAATCGATCGCGGAACGGAGTTGA
- a CDS encoding Hsp20/alpha crystallin family protein, whose amino-acid sequence MTQSSTTLEPTSQPLRTWRGPATQWRSELRELISNFFNDTGDGIFTTGAPSLDLSETAETVQVRMDAPGVKPDDLDIRIAGNLLTISGKREEEKEEKDRTFHRLERSCGSFTRTVTLPCEVDQAKVDAQYREGILTVSMPKTVEAKALKIKVKS is encoded by the coding sequence ATGACGCAATCTTCGACGACTCTGGAACCGACATCGCAGCCGCTACGGACCTGGCGAGGCCCAGCGACGCAGTGGCGCAGCGAACTGCGCGAGCTCATCTCGAATTTCTTCAACGACACCGGCGACGGCATCTTCACGACCGGAGCGCCTTCGCTCGACTTGTCGGAAACGGCCGAGACTGTGCAAGTCCGGATGGATGCCCCGGGGGTGAAGCCCGACGATCTCGACATCCGGATCGCCGGCAATTTGCTGACGATCAGCGGGAAGCGAGAAGAAGAAAAAGAAGAGAAGGACCGGACGTTTCACCGCCTTGAGCGGAGCTGCGGCTCGTTCACCCGGACCGTGACGCTTCCCTGCGAGGTCGACCAAGCGAAAGTCGATGCGCAGTATCGCGAGGGCATTTTGACCGTCTCGATGCCGAAGACCGTCGAGGCCAAGGCGCTCAAGATCAAGGTCAAGTCCTAG